One stretch of Enterobacter sp. RHBSTW-00994 DNA includes these proteins:
- the glgC gene encoding glucose-1-phosphate adenylyltransferase, producing MVRLDKNDPLMLARQLPLKSVALILAGGRGTRLKDLTIKRAKPAVHFGGKFRIIDFALSNCLNSGIRRIGVITQYQSHTLVQHIQRGWSFFSEQMNEFVDLLPAQQRVHGENWYRGTADAVTQNLDIIRRYNAEYIVILAGDHIYKQDYSRMLIDHVEKGARCTVACMPVPIEEAKAFGVMAVDENDKIIEFVEKPANPPAMPGDATKSLASMGIYIFDADYLYELLEADDGDEQSSHDFGKDIIPKITKAGMAYAHPFPLSCVQSDPNSEPYWRDVGTLEAYWKANLDLASVTPELDMYDQNWPIRTHMESLPPAKFVQDRSGSHGMTLNSLVSGGCIISGSVVVQSVLFPRVRVNSFCNIDSAVLLPDVWVGRSCRLRRCVIDRACVIPEGMVIGENAEEDARRFYRSEEGIVLVTREMLRKLQVKQER from the coding sequence ATGGTTAGATTAGATAAGAACGATCCGTTAATGTTGGCGCGCCAGCTCCCATTAAAATCTGTTGCCCTGATACTTGCTGGTGGTCGCGGTACTCGTCTGAAAGATTTGACGATCAAACGCGCCAAACCTGCCGTCCATTTTGGCGGTAAATTTCGTATTATCGATTTTGCACTGTCCAACTGTCTGAACTCAGGTATTCGCCGCATTGGCGTAATCACCCAATACCAGTCCCACACGCTGGTACAACACATCCAGCGTGGCTGGTCTTTCTTTAGCGAACAGATGAATGAGTTTGTCGATCTGCTTCCTGCCCAACAGCGTGTACACGGTGAAAACTGGTATCGCGGGACGGCAGATGCGGTAACGCAAAACCTCGACATTATTCGCCGCTATAACGCCGAATACATCGTGATCCTCGCGGGTGACCATATCTACAAGCAAGATTACTCGCGCATGTTGATCGACCATGTCGAAAAAGGGGCACGTTGCACCGTGGCTTGTATGCCTGTGCCTATTGAAGAGGCAAAGGCATTTGGTGTGATGGCTGTTGATGAAAACGACAAGATCATCGAATTCGTTGAAAAACCCGCTAATCCGCCTGCAATGCCGGGAGATGCAACCAAATCGCTGGCCAGCATGGGGATCTATATCTTTGATGCAGATTACCTTTATGAGTTGCTGGAAGCCGATGACGGGGATGAACAGTCCAGCCATGATTTCGGTAAGGATATCATTCCGAAAATCACCAAAGCTGGCATGGCTTATGCACATCCTTTCCCATTGTCCTGCGTACAGTCAGATCCGAACTCTGAACCTTACTGGCGCGATGTGGGAACACTGGAAGCATACTGGAAAGCAAACCTCGATCTGGCATCCGTCACACCTGAACTGGATATGTACGATCAGAACTGGCCGATTCGCACCCACATGGAATCACTCCCGCCAGCCAAATTCGTGCAGGACCGTTCGGGTAGCCACGGCATGACGCTGAACTCGCTGGTCTCTGGCGGGTGCATTATCTCTGGATCTGTGGTGGTGCAGTCCGTGCTGTTCCCACGCGTGCGTGTGAACTCATTCTGTAATATCGATTCGGCAGTATTGTTGCCGGATGTCTGGGTAGGGCGTTCGTGCCGCTTACGCCGTTGCGTGATTGACCGTGCCTGCGTCATTCCTGAAGGGATGGTGATTGGGGAGAATGCGGAAGAGGATGCGCGCCGTTTCTACCGCTCCGAGGAAGGTATCGTACTGGTTACACGTGAAATGCTGCGGAAACTGCAGGTCAAACAGGAGCGATAA
- the glgX gene encoding glycogen debranching protein GlgX → MTQLTTGRPEPLGARFDGKGVNFTLFSAHAERVELCVFDGEGNEHRYDLPARTGDTWHGYLAGGRPGMHYGFRVHGPWEPSQGHWFNSAKLLIDPCAHRVDGDLKDDPVLHVGYGEPDHRDSASIVPKSVVVSDLYDWEDDASPDTPWGNTVIYEAHVKGLTYLHPSIPKEMRGTYKALAHPVMIAYLKHLGITALELLPVAHFSSEPRLQRLGLSNYWGYNPLAMFALEPRYATQPEKARDEFRDAVKALHQAGIEVILDVVLNHSAESDLDGPTLSLRGIDNRSYYWIREDGDYYNWTGCGNTLNLSHPAVTHYAYECLKYWVETYHIDGFRFDLASVMGRTPAFTQQAPLFEAIKHCPVLSRLKLIAEPWDIGEGGYQVGNFPPLFAEWNDHYRDATRRFWLERNLSLGEFAGRFAASSDLFKRDGKLPSATINLVTAHDGFTLRDCVCFNQKHNEANGEENRDGTNNNHSSNHGIEGLGGSQDVIERRRASIHALLTTLLLSQGTPMLLAGDEHGHSQHGNNNAYCQDNTLTWLAWEQANSGLAHFTAALIRLRQTIPALTANQWWEEGDGNVVWLNKEAQPLSAEEWQSGMPCLQILLSERWLITLNATQDVVNFVLPDGAWHAIPPFAGEDNPVVMAVWHGPAHGVCVFQR, encoded by the coding sequence ATGACGCAACTCACGACAGGTAGACCCGAGCCGCTCGGGGCACGTTTTGATGGAAAGGGGGTGAACTTTACCCTCTTTTCTGCCCATGCGGAGCGAGTTGAACTCTGTGTGTTTGACGGCGAAGGTAACGAACATCGTTATGACTTGCCAGCTCGCACAGGGGATACCTGGCACGGGTATCTGGCCGGGGGAAGGCCGGGGATGCATTACGGCTTTCGCGTTCACGGCCCGTGGGAACCGTCGCAGGGGCACTGGTTTAATTCGGCGAAACTGCTGATTGACCCTTGCGCGCATCGCGTCGATGGCGATCTAAAAGACGACCCGGTGCTGCACGTGGGGTACGGTGAACCCGATCACCGGGACAGTGCATCAATCGTGCCGAAAAGTGTTGTCGTGAGCGATCTCTATGACTGGGAAGATGACGCTTCGCCTGATACGCCGTGGGGCAATACGGTGATCTACGAAGCGCACGTCAAAGGGCTGACGTACCTGCATCCGTCAATTCCCAAAGAGATGCGCGGAACGTATAAAGCGCTCGCCCATCCGGTGATGATTGCGTATCTCAAACACCTCGGGATCACCGCACTGGAACTGCTGCCCGTGGCGCATTTCAGCAGTGAACCGCGGCTGCAGCGGCTGGGGCTGAGTAACTACTGGGGCTACAACCCGTTGGCTATGTTTGCGCTTGAACCGCGCTATGCCACCCAGCCTGAAAAAGCCAGAGATGAGTTCCGCGATGCGGTGAAGGCGCTGCACCAGGCGGGTATTGAGGTCATTCTGGATGTGGTGCTGAACCACAGCGCGGAAAGCGATCTCGATGGGCCAACGCTCTCCCTGCGCGGAATTGATAACCGTAGCTATTATTGGATCAGGGAGGATGGCGATTACTACAACTGGACCGGTTGCGGTAACACGCTCAACCTGAGCCATCCTGCGGTGACGCATTATGCGTATGAATGCCTGAAATATTGGGTCGAAACGTATCACATCGATGGTTTCCGTTTCGATTTGGCGTCTGTCATGGGGCGTACGCCAGCGTTTACCCAGCAAGCACCGCTGTTTGAGGCCATTAAACATTGTCCTGTGCTGTCGCGGCTCAAGCTGATAGCCGAGCCGTGGGACATTGGTGAGGGGGGTTATCAGGTGGGGAATTTCCCGCCGCTGTTTGCCGAGTGGAACGATCATTATCGCGATGCCACACGTCGTTTCTGGCTGGAGAGAAATCTGTCGTTGGGTGAGTTTGCCGGGCGCTTTGCGGCCTCCAGCGACCTGTTCAAACGTGATGGAAAGTTACCCTCTGCCACCATCAATCTGGTGACAGCGCACGACGGTTTTACCCTACGCGACTGTGTTTGTTTCAATCAGAAACATAATGAGGCAAATGGCGAAGAAAATCGCGATGGCACTAACAATAACCATAGCTCCAACCATGGTATAGAAGGATTAGGCGGGAGTCAGGATGTTATTGAGCGGCGACGCGCCAGCATCCATGCGTTGCTTACGACGCTGCTGCTTTCGCAAGGGACGCCTATGCTGCTGGCGGGCGATGAGCATGGTCACAGTCAGCATGGCAACAACAACGCGTATTGCCAGGATAACACCTTAACCTGGCTGGCGTGGGAACAGGCGAACAGCGGCCTGGCGCATTTCACTGCTGCACTGATTCGCCTGCGACAGACCATACCTGCGCTCACCGCCAACCAGTGGTGGGAAGAGGGCGATGGCAACGTTGTCTGGCTAAACAAAGAGGCGCAGCCACTGAGTGCAGAAGAGTGGCAAAGCGGAATGCCATGCCTGCAAATCCTGCTTTCGGAACGCTGGCTTATCACGTTAAACGCCACGCAGGACGTGGTTAATTTTGTATTACCTGATGGGGCGTGGCACGCCATTCCCCCTTTTGCCGGAGAGGATAACCCGGTCGTAATGGCAGTCTGGCATGGGCCTGCGCACGGAGTGTGCGTGTTCCAGAGATGA
- the glgB gene encoding 1,4-alpha-glucan branching enzyme — MSDRMDRDVINALIAGHFADPFSVLGMHQTEAGLEVRALLPDATEVWVIEPKTGRKVGQLECLDSRGFFSGIMPRRKNPFRYQLAVVWHGQQNLIDDPYSFGPLLQEMDAWLLSEGTHLRPYETLGAHADTMDGVTGTRFAVWAPNAQRVSVVGQFNYWDGRRHPMRLRRETGIWELFIPGAHNGQLYKFEMIDAHGKLRIKADPYAFEAQMRPDTASLICGLPEKITQSEERKQANRFDAPISVYEVHLGSWRRHTDNNFWLSYRELADQLVPYAKWMGFTHLELLPVNEHPFDGSWGYQPTGLYAPTRRFGTRDDFRYFISAAHAAGLNVILDWVPGHFPSDAFGLAEFDGTHLYEHSDPREGYHQDWNTLIYNYGRREVTNYLVGNALYWIERFGIDALRVDAVASMIYRDYSRKEGEWIPNEYGGRENLEAIEFLRNTNRILGEQVEGAVTMAEESTDFPGVSRPPSMGGLGFWYKWNLGWMHDTLDYMKLDPVHRQYHHDKLTFGMLYNNTENFMLPLSHDEVVHGKKSILDRMPGDAWQKFANLRAYYGWMFAFPGKKLLFMGNEFAQGREWNHDSSLDWHLLEGGDNWHHGVQRLVRDLNHTYRHHKALHELDFDSYGFEWLVVDDHERSVFVFVRRDKAGNEIIVASNFTPVPRHHYRFGINQPGKWREVLNTDSMHYHGSNAGNGGLVQSDAIESHGRPNSLSLTLPPLSTIWLVREGE; from the coding sequence ATGTCCGATCGTATGGATAGAGACGTGATTAATGCGCTTATTGCGGGTCATTTTGCCGACCCTTTTTCTGTTCTGGGGATGCACCAGACAGAGGCTGGACTGGAGGTCCGGGCTTTGTTACCGGACGCCACAGAAGTCTGGGTCATTGAACCTAAAACCGGGCGTAAAGTCGGCCAACTGGAATGCCTCGACTCGCGCGGCTTCTTTTCGGGCATCATGCCCCGTCGTAAAAACCCTTTCCGTTATCAGCTTGCCGTTGTCTGGCATGGCCAGCAAAATCTGATTGATGATCCCTACAGCTTTGGCCCTCTGTTACAAGAGATGGATGCCTGGCTGTTGTCTGAAGGTACACATTTACGTCCCTATGAAACGTTGGGTGCGCATGCCGATACAATGGATGGCGTCACCGGGACACGGTTTGCTGTGTGGGCGCCTAATGCACAACGCGTTTCTGTTGTCGGACAATTCAACTACTGGGATGGCCGCCGTCACCCTATGCGCCTGCGTCGCGAAACCGGTATCTGGGAGCTGTTTATCCCTGGCGCACACAATGGTCAGCTCTATAAATTTGAGATGATCGATGCACACGGTAAGCTGCGAATTAAGGCTGACCCGTATGCTTTCGAAGCACAGATGCGGCCGGATACCGCCTCGTTGATTTGTGGTCTGCCGGAAAAAATTACCCAGAGTGAGGAGCGTAAACAGGCAAACCGCTTTGACGCGCCCATCTCTGTCTATGAAGTCCATCTCGGTTCCTGGCGACGCCACACGGATAACAACTTCTGGCTCAGCTATCGCGAGTTAGCCGATCAGCTTGTGCCGTATGCCAAATGGATGGGGTTTACCCACCTGGAGCTGCTGCCGGTTAATGAACATCCGTTCGACGGTAGCTGGGGTTATCAGCCTACCGGGCTGTATGCGCCAACACGCCGCTTCGGGACGCGTGATGACTTCCGCTATTTTATCAGTGCCGCACACGCTGCCGGGCTGAACGTGATCCTCGACTGGGTTCCGGGTCATTTCCCGTCGGATGCATTTGGTTTGGCCGAGTTTGACGGTACGCATTTATACGAGCACAGCGACCCGCGTGAAGGTTACCACCAGGACTGGAATACCCTGATTTACAACTATGGTCGTCGTGAAGTGACGAACTATCTCGTCGGGAATGCGCTGTACTGGATCGAACGCTTCGGTATTGATGCCCTGCGTGTCGATGCCGTGGCGTCGATGATCTATCGCGATTACAGCCGTAAAGAGGGCGAGTGGATCCCGAATGAATATGGTGGTCGTGAAAATCTGGAAGCTATCGAATTCCTGCGTAATACCAACCGTATTCTCGGTGAACAGGTTGAGGGCGCGGTGACGATGGCAGAGGAGTCGACCGATTTTCCTGGTGTCTCTCGTCCACCGTCAATGGGAGGGCTGGGGTTCTGGTACAAATGGAACCTGGGCTGGATGCATGACACGCTCGACTACATGAAACTCGACCCGGTTCATCGTCAGTATCATCACGATAAGCTCACCTTCGGGATGCTCTACAACAACACCGAAAACTTTATGTTGCCGCTGTCTCACGACGAAGTGGTTCATGGCAAAAAATCCATTCTCGACCGCATGCCGGGTGACGCGTGGCAGAAGTTCGCCAACCTGCGCGCTTACTATGGCTGGATGTTCGCCTTCCCTGGTAAAAAACTGCTGTTCATGGGCAATGAGTTTGCTCAGGGGCGCGAGTGGAACCACGACTCAAGCCTTGACTGGCATCTGCTGGAAGGGGGTGACAACTGGCATCACGGTGTACAGCGTCTGGTGCGCGACCTGAACCACACTTATCGTCACCATAAAGCGCTGCACGAGCTCGACTTTGATTCGTATGGTTTTGAGTGGCTGGTGGTGGATGACCACGAGCGCTCGGTGTTTGTTTTTGTTCGCCGGGATAAAGCGGGCAACGAAATTATCGTCGCCAGCAACTTTACGCCTGTACCACGCCATCACTACCGCTTCGGCATTAACCAGCCGGGCAAATGGCGCGAAGTGCTGAATACCGATTCTATGCACTATCACGGCAGTAATGCCGGTAACGGTGGCCTGGTACAAAGCGATGCGATTGAAAGCCACGGACGTCCGAACTCGCTAAGCCTGACGCTGCCACCTTTGAGCACTATCTGGCTGGTTCGGGAGGGGGAATGA
- the asd gene encoding aspartate-semialdehyde dehydrogenase, with the protein MKNVGFIGWRGMVGSVLMQRMVEERDFDAIRPVFFSTSQLGQAAPSFGGSTGTLQDAYDLEALKALDIIVTCQGGDYTNEIYPKLRESGWQGYWIDAASSLRMKDDAIIILDPVNQGVITDGLNNGVKTFVGGNCTVSLMLMSLGGLFAQDLVEWVSVATYQAASGGGARHMRELLTQMGQLHHSVANELANPASAILDIERKVTQLTRSGELPVDNFGVPLAGGLIPWIDKQLDNGQTREEWKGQAETNKILNTASAIPVDGLCVRIGALRCHSQAFTIKLKKDVSIPTVEELLAAHNPWAKVIPNDRDITMRELTPAAVTGTLTTPVGRLRKLNMGPEFLSAFTVGDQLLWGAAEPLRRMLRQLA; encoded by the coding sequence ATGAAAAACGTTGGTTTTATCGGCTGGCGCGGTATGGTCGGCTCTGTACTCATGCAACGCATGGTTGAAGAGCGCGATTTCGACGCCATCCGCCCAGTCTTCTTCTCCACTTCTCAGCTTGGCCAGGCTGCGCCATCTTTTGGTGGTAGCACAGGCACGTTGCAGGATGCTTACGATCTGGAAGCGCTGAAGGCACTCGACATTATTGTCACGTGCCAGGGCGGCGATTATACCAACGAAATCTATCCAAAGCTGCGTGAAAGCGGCTGGCAGGGCTACTGGATTGACGCGGCCTCTTCGCTGCGCATGAAAGACGATGCCATCATTATTCTCGACCCGGTTAACCAGGGTGTGATCACCGATGGTCTGAACAACGGCGTAAAAACCTTTGTCGGCGGTAACTGTACCGTCAGCCTGATGCTGATGTCCCTCGGCGGTCTGTTCGCCCAGGATCTGGTTGAATGGGTGTCTGTTGCAACATACCAGGCGGCTTCCGGCGGCGGCGCACGCCACATGCGCGAACTGCTGACCCAGATGGGCCAGTTGCACCACAGCGTTGCGAACGAGCTGGCAAACCCGGCGTCCGCAATTCTTGATATCGAACGTAAAGTCACCCAGTTGACCCGCAGTGGCGAGCTGCCAGTGGATAACTTTGGCGTACCGCTGGCCGGTGGCCTGATCCCGTGGATCGACAAACAGCTGGATAACGGCCAGACCCGTGAAGAGTGGAAGGGCCAGGCCGAGACCAACAAAATTCTCAATACGGCTTCGGCGATCCCGGTTGATGGTCTGTGCGTGCGTATCGGCGCACTGCGCTGCCACAGTCAGGCATTCACCATTAAACTGAAAAAAGATGTGTCTATTCCGACCGTGGAAGAACTGCTGGCCGCGCACAACCCGTGGGCGAAAGTGATTCCGAACGATCGTGATATCACTATGCGCGAACTGACCCCGGCTGCCGTTACTGGCACATTGACTACCCCAGTGGGACGTCTGCGCAAACTGAACATGGGGCCAGAATTCCTGTCCGCGTTCACCGTCGGCGACCAGCTTTTGTGGGGCGCTGCTGAGCCGCTGCGCCGCATGCTGCGCCAGCTGGCGTAA
- a CDS encoding YhgN family NAAT transporter translates to MSEIISAAVLLILIMDPLGNLPIFMSVLKHTEPKRRRAIMIRELLIALLVMFIFLFAGEKILAFLNLRAETVSISGGIILFLIAIKMIFPGAEGSSSGLPAGEEPFIVPLAIPLVAGPTILATLMLLSHQYPNQMSHLVIALLIAWGGTFIILLQSSLFLRLLGEKGVNALERLMGLILVMMATQMFLDGIRAWMKS, encoded by the coding sequence ATGAGTGAAATCATTTCCGCCGCGGTTTTATTGATCCTGATTATGGATCCACTCGGAAACCTGCCTATCTTTATGTCGGTGCTGAAGCACACCGAACCCAAGCGCCGCCGGGCGATCATGATCCGTGAACTGCTCATCGCCCTGTTGGTGATGTTTATCTTTCTGTTCGCCGGCGAAAAGATTCTCGCGTTCCTGAATTTGCGCGCCGAAACGGTCTCAATTTCCGGCGGGATTATTCTGTTCCTGATTGCCATCAAGATGATTTTTCCAGGCGCTGAAGGGAGCAGCAGTGGCCTGCCTGCGGGTGAAGAGCCGTTCATTGTGCCGCTGGCTATTCCTCTGGTCGCCGGGCCGACGATTCTGGCGACGCTGATGCTGCTTTCGCATCAATACCCGAACCAGATGAGCCATCTGGTCATTGCACTGCTGATCGCCTGGGGCGGGACCTTTATCATCCTGCTGCAGTCGTCGCTGTTCCTGCGCCTGCTGGGTGAGAAAGGGGTGAATGCGCTGGAACGCCTGATGGGGTTGATTCTGGTGATGATGGCGACGCAAATGTTCCTGGATGGGATCCGGGCGTGGATGAAGAGTTAA
- the gntU gene encoding gluconate transporter encodes MTTLTLVLTAVGSVLLLLFLVMKARMHAFVALMVVSIGAGLFSGMPLDKIAATMEKGMGGTLGFLAIVVALGAMFGKILHETGAVDQIAVKMLKSFGHSRAHYAIGLAGLICALPLFFEVAVVLLISVAFSMARHTGTNLVKLVIPLFAGVAAAAAFLLPGPAPMLLASQMHADFGWMILIGLCAAIPGMIIAGPLWGNFISRYVELHIPDDITEPHLGEGKMPSFGFSLSLILLPLVLVGLKTIAARFVPVGSTAYEWFEFIGHPFTAILVACLVAIYGLAMRQGMPKDRVMEICGAALQPAGIILLVIGAGGVFKQVLVDSGVGPALGEALTGMGLPIAVTCFVLAAAVRIIQGSATVACLTAVGLVMPVIEQLNYSGAQMAALSICIAGGSIVVSHVNDAGFWLFGKFTGATEAQTLKTWTLMETILGTTGAIVGMIAFTLLS; translated from the coding sequence TTGACTACATTAACGTTAGTTTTAACGGCAGTCGGCTCTGTTTTGCTGCTGCTGTTTTTAGTCATGAAAGCGCGTATGCACGCTTTCGTTGCTTTGATGGTGGTTTCTATTGGTGCAGGTCTCTTTTCCGGTATGCCGCTCGATAAGATCGCAGCGACCATGGAAAAGGGGATGGGCGGCACGCTGGGTTTCCTGGCGATTGTCGTTGCGCTGGGTGCGATGTTTGGCAAGATTTTGCATGAGACGGGGGCCGTCGACCAGATTGCCGTCAAGATGCTCAAATCGTTCGGGCACAGCCGTGCGCATTATGCTATTGGTCTGGCCGGCCTGATTTGTGCGCTGCCGCTGTTCTTCGAAGTGGCGGTTGTGCTGCTGATTAGCGTAGCCTTCTCAATGGCGCGTCACACCGGTACAAACCTTGTGAAGCTGGTGATTCCGCTGTTCGCGGGTGTTGCGGCGGCGGCGGCGTTTCTGTTGCCGGGGCCTGCGCCGATGCTGCTGGCGTCTCAGATGCACGCTGATTTTGGCTGGATGATCCTGATTGGTCTGTGCGCAGCCATTCCAGGGATGATCATTGCGGGTCCGCTGTGGGGCAACTTCATCAGCCGTTACGTTGAGCTGCATATTCCGGATGACATCACCGAGCCGCACCTTGGCGAAGGCAAAATGCCGTCCTTCGGCTTCAGCCTGTCGCTGATCCTGCTGCCGCTGGTGCTGGTCGGGTTGAAAACCATCGCTGCACGCTTTGTTCCTGTAGGGTCTACGGCTTACGAATGGTTCGAATTTATCGGCCATCCATTCACTGCGATCCTGGTCGCTTGTCTGGTGGCGATTTATGGTCTGGCGATGCGCCAGGGCATGCCGAAAGACCGTGTTATGGAGATCTGTGGTGCTGCACTGCAACCGGCAGGTATTATTCTGCTGGTAATCGGCGCAGGCGGCGTGTTCAAGCAGGTGCTGGTGGATTCCGGCGTCGGCCCGGCACTGGGTGAAGCACTGACCGGGATGGGCCTTCCCATTGCCGTGACCTGCTTCGTGCTGGCGGCGGCGGTGCGTATCATTCAGGGCTCCGCGACCGTGGCGTGTTTAACTGCCGTGGGTCTGGTGATGCCGGTGATTGAACAACTGAACTACTCCGGCGCACAGATGGCGGCACTGTCTATCTGTATCGCGGGCGGCTCGATTGTGGTGTCACACGTAAACGACGCAGGCTTCTGGCTGTTCGGTAAATTTACCGGTGCAACCGAAGCGCAAACCCTGAAAACCTGGACGCTGATGGAAACTATCCTTGGCACGACAGGGGCAATTGTCGGGATGATTGCGTTTACGCTGCTGAGTTAA
- the gntK gene encoding gluconokinase: MSTTNHDHHVYVLMGVSGSGKSAVASEVAHQLQAAFLDGDFLHPRSNIVKMSSGEPLNDDDRKPWLQALNDAAFAMQRTNKVSLIVCSALKKSYRDLLREGNPNLSFIYMKGDFEVIESRLKARKGHFFKTQMLVTQFETLEEPGADERDVLIVNIDQPLDGVVASTIELINKRQ, encoded by the coding sequence TTGAGCACGACTAATCATGATCACCACGTTTACGTCCTGATGGGCGTTTCCGGTAGCGGTAAATCTGCCGTGGCTAGCGAAGTGGCGCATCAACTTCAGGCTGCATTCCTTGATGGTGACTTCCTCCATCCGCGCAGCAATATCGTTAAAATGTCTTCCGGCGAGCCGCTGAACGATGACGATCGCAAACCGTGGTTGCAGGCGCTGAATGACGCCGCATTTGCTATGCAGCGCACGAACAAAGTGTCGCTGATTGTCTGCTCTGCACTGAAAAAGAGCTACCGCGACCTGCTGCGCGAAGGCAATCCAAATCTCTCCTTTATCTACATGAAAGGCGATTTCGAGGTTATTGAAAGCCGCCTGAAAGCGCGTAAAGGCCACTTCTTCAAAACCCAGATGCTGGTAACGCAGTTCGAAACGCTGGAAGAGCCGGGCGCAGATGAACGCGATGTACTGATTGTGAATATCGATCAGCCGCTGGACGGTGTTGTGGCAAGCACCATCGAGCTTATTAACAAAAGGCAGTAA
- the gntR gene encoding gluconate operon transcriptional repressor GntR, whose product MKKKRPVLQDVADRVGVTKMTVSRFLRNPEQVSVALRGKIAAALDELGYIPNRAPDILSNATSRAVGVLLPSLTNQVFAEVLRGIESVTDAFGYQTMLAHYGYKPDLEEERLESMLSWNIDGLILTERTHTPRTLKMIEVAGIPVVELMDSQSPCLDIAVGFDNFDAARQMTAAIIARGHRHIAYLGARLDERTIIKQKGYEQAMLDANLIPYSVMVEQSSSYTSGIELMRQARREYPQLDGIFCTNDDLAVGAAFECQRLGLKIPDDMAIAGFHGHDIGQVMEPRLASVLTPRERMGRIGAERLLARIRGEVVTPKMLDLGFTLSPGGSI is encoded by the coding sequence ATGAAAAAGAAACGCCCCGTACTTCAGGATGTAGCCGATCGCGTCGGCGTGACCAAAATGACGGTCAGCCGTTTTCTACGTAACCCGGAACAGGTTTCCGTGGCATTGCGTGGCAAGATTGCTGCTGCTCTCGATGAACTGGGTTATATCCCCAACCGCGCCCCCGATATTCTCTCGAATGCAACCAGCCGCGCGGTAGGTGTCCTGCTCCCTTCCTTAACCAACCAGGTTTTTGCCGAAGTGTTGCGCGGTATCGAAAGCGTGACGGATGCGTTCGGTTACCAGACAATGCTTGCGCACTATGGGTACAAACCGGATCTGGAAGAAGAACGTCTGGAATCCATGCTTTCCTGGAACATCGACGGGCTGATTTTAACCGAACGTACTCACACTCCCCGAACCCTGAAGATGATTGAAGTCGCCGGTATTCCGGTGGTTGAGCTGATGGACAGCCAGTCTCCTTGCCTCGATATTGCCGTCGGGTTTGATAACTTTGACGCGGCACGTCAGATGACGGCGGCGATCATCGCGCGCGGACATCGGCATATCGCATATCTGGGCGCACGTCTTGATGAACGTACTATCATCAAACAGAAGGGCTACGAGCAGGCGATGCTCGACGCAAACCTCATTCCATACAGCGTGATGGTCGAGCAATCGTCTTCTTACACGTCCGGGATTGAGCTGATGCGCCAGGCGCGCCGCGAGTATCCGCAGCTTGATGGCATCTTCTGTACCAACGATGACCTTGCGGTGGGTGCGGCGTTCGAGTGTCAGCGTCTGGGGCTGAAAATCCCGGACGATATGGCGATTGCCGGTTTCCACGGCCATGACATCGGCCAGGTGATGGAGCCCCGTTTGGCGAGCGTCCTGACGCCGCGTGAACGCATGGGGCGTATTGGTGCGGAACGCCTGCTGGCACGCATTCGTGGTGAAGTGGTTACGCCGAAAATGTTAGATTTAGGTTTCACCTTGTCACCGGGTGGATCAATTTAA
- a CDS encoding pirin family protein: protein MIYLRKANERGHANHGWLDSWHSFSFADYYDPNFMGFSALRVINDDVIDAGQGFGTHPHKDMEILTYVLEGAVEHQDSMGNKEQVPAGEFQIMSAGTGIRHSEYNPSKTEKLHLYQIWIIPEETGITPRYEQRRFDALQGKQLVLSPDARDGSLKVYQDMELFRWALAKNEQSVHQIAANRRVWIQVVKGDVTINGTKASTSDGLAIWDEQALSVHADSESEILLFDLPPV from the coding sequence ATGATCTACTTACGCAAAGCAAACGAACGTGGTCACGCGAATCATGGCTGGCTGGACTCATGGCATTCATTCTCGTTTGCCGATTACTACGACCCGAATTTCATGGGCTTCTCTGCACTGCGGGTTATTAACGACGACGTGATTGATGCAGGCCAGGGCTTCGGGACTCACCCGCACAAAGATATGGAAATCCTGACCTATGTTCTGGAAGGGGCGGTTGAGCACCAGGACAGCATGGGCAATAAAGAGCAGGTTCCGGCGGGTGAATTCCAGATCATGAGTGCAGGTACAGGGATTCGTCACTCCGAATACAACCCAAGCAAAACGGAAAAACTGCATCTGTACCAAATCTGGATCATTCCAGAAGAAACCGGCATCACGCCACGTTATGAGCAACGCCGCTTCGACGCCCTGCAAGGTAAACAGCTGGTGTTGTCTCCGGACGCGCGTGATGGCTCGCTGAAAGTGTATCAGGATATGGAGCTTTTCCGCTGGGCGCTGGCGAAAAACGAACAGTCAGTACATCAGATCGCCGCAAACCGCCGTGTGTGGATCCAGGTGGTGAAAGGCGACGTGACCATCAACGGTACGAAAGCGAGCACCAGTGATGGTCTGGCGATTTGGGATGAACAGGCACTGTCCGTTCATGCTGACAGCGAAAGTGAAATCCTGCTGTTCGACCTGCCGCCGGTGTAA